The Terriglobus roseus region CGTGGCTCATGCGTTTGTCCAGCAGCATCCATTTGTAAAAGCCGCGCAGGCAGCTCAACTTGCGCGCAATGGAACGATCCGTGCGGTCGTGCGTGCGCAGATGCTCCATCCACGCTGCCACATCTTCCCGCTTTGCTGACGCAAGCAGGCCGTCGGTCACTTCCAGATGCTCGCAAAACTGTTCCAGATCACGCAGATACGCCTCGCAAGTCAGCGGGCGCAGCCCCTTTTCCACGCGCAGCATGGTCATGTATTCGCGCAGGAGCTGGGAGTTGCGGCTGCTTGTCGTGGACGGCTGCATCGCATCATTGATTATGGGTCTGCCGCCGCCGCAGGGCGAGAGGCGGAACCTAACTCGTCATAACCACGGAGGCCAACCATGCGTGACACTGAAATCATGAATGGAACGGTCCGCGTGGGCGTGATTTCTGATACGCACGGCCTCCTGCGCCCGGAAGTCCCTCCCCTGCTGGAAGGTGTGGACTACATCCTGCACGCAGGTGACGTGGGCGACATCCATATCCTTCACCGCCTTGCGATGATTGCACCCGTCACAGCGATCCGCGGCAATGTCGATACCATCGGCCCATGCGCGGCGTTATCTGCCACAGACCTGATCGAAATCGGCAACACATCCATCTACATGGTGCATTCCATCCATGATCTGGACATTAAGCCGGAAGCGGCAGGAGTCCGCGTGGTGGTGAGTGGCCACACGCACAAACCTGCGGCAGATGAACGCAATGGCGTGCTGTACCTGAACCCCGGCAGCATCGGTCCCCGACGCTTTCGCCTGCCTGTCTCGATGGCTATTCTTCATCTGAACGGCGACAGCGTTCGAGTGGAGTTTGTCACGCTGGATAGTTAGTTCTCTTACCGATCGATCTGAATCGATCCCAGGATGTTTGCCAGCCGCGTATTCACATCGCCAAGCTGCTGCGAGTTCATTTCCACCGCACCGCTCGACTCTCCACAAAACGTGTTTACCACCAGATCAAAGCGCAGGCATGTATTGCCCTTCAGCGTGGTGAAGACTTCATTGCGCGATTCCGTACACACCCCGCCATGCTGATCCTGCCCGTGCTTGAATGTAATGCCAGCAGTCGTCACATCCGGCTTCGGCTTTAGCTTTCCCGTGGTCGCCAATGCACTACAGCTTTGCGCATTAGCATTCGGCACGACGGAGAAATAGAACAACGCACCCGAGAAGGTCGTTGGTGGATACGGGTTGTAGTTGATAGCCGAAACGCCACGCACTCGCATACTGCTTGTCGCGCTGCGAACATCCTTCTCCAGATCAGACAGGACGCCATCCTTGCGCTCCGTATCCCACCCCGCCGGAATATGGTACGTAACGTGATATTTCGAATCACGAAACACCGATGCGGCAGGCTGCGGGTTTGCAGGTTCGTCAGGTACGGTAAATCCCTTCAGATCCTGCGAACCCTTCGGCTTTGCCTGCTGTGCAGCAAGAGAAGACGAGAGAAACAACAAAGCAATCGCAGTTGCAGTGGAAGAACGCATACGTGGTGAGTCTACCGCGTTCTGCTATGAGCGTCGCAGCCGTGGATTGGCGAGCGTATACAGCAGGTCAGTGAGCAGATTGGCTGCAAGGTACGTTAGGCCGATCGTCAATGTGCATCCCTGCACCAACGCGTAGTCGCGGTTGGAGATAGCGGAAAGCGTCAAACGCCCGATGCCCGGCCACGAGAAAATCGTCTCCGTCACAATCGCGCCTGCCAGCAGCGATCCGAACTGCAATCCCACCACGGTCAATACAGGCACCAGCGCGTTACGCAACGCATGTTTGTAAACCACGGTGCGTTCCGGCAATCCTTTTGCACGGGCTGTGCGGATATAGTCCTGCCCAAGCTCCTCCAGCATGGACGTGCGCACCATACGCGTGAGAATGGCAGCCAAGGAAAGGCCCAATGTAATGGATGGCAAAACAAGGTGCAGCATCGTGCTCGTTCCCAACAATGGTCCTGTGCCCGCGCCGGAAACTGGTAGCCATCCCAACGCAATGGAAAACACGAGGATCAGAATCGGTCCTAGAGCGAAATTTGGGAATGACAATCCCACCAGAGAAACGCCACCAAGGATCCTGTCGGTAGCTTTGCCGCGATGTAACGCCGATCCGACGCCGGCAGGCACTGCTAACAGAATCGCCAGCAACAGCGACGTGAGCGACATCAGCAGCGTATACGGATATCGCGCCAGCACCAGCGTGGTTACTGAATCCTTCAGCCGGATAGAACGCCCAAGATCGCCGTGCAGGACGCCCTTCCAATACAGCAGATACTGCGTATGAAGAGGTAGGTCGAGTCCCAGTTGATGGCGAAAGGCCGACAGATCCGTGGAACTTGCACCTTCCCCCATCATCTGTGCCACGGGATCACCCGGCACCAGATGAATCAGTAAGAAAACTAATGACACGATGATCCACAACACCGGCAGGGTGAGCAGCACGCGTTTCACGATGGGCCACAGAGACTTCATGCCTCGTTGCGTTCTTCCTGCACAGAGTCGACACTTTCCTTCGGCGGATCCGGCATGATCTGCACCCGGATACGGCTGATGCGACGGCCATTCATCTCCAATACGCGAAACACACGGCCTCCATAGATCACATCTTCGCCTGTCTTGGGCAGATGTCCAAGCTGCGCCAGCATGAAGCCTGCGAGCGTCTCAATTCCAGCCTCGCGCGGAAAGTGCCAATGCAATTGTGTGGTCAGATCGCGCAGCGTCACCGTGCCATCCAGATCCACACTGCCATGGTGGTCTGGGGTTGGAAGATTACGCGCCGCGAGATCGAACTCATCCTGCAGCTCTCCCACCACCTGTTCCAGAACATCTTCCGCTGTAACCAAACCAACCGTAGAACCGAACTCATCCACCACGATTGCGATCTGACGTCTCCGCTGCTGAAACTCCTGCAGCACCTCGACGGCAAGCTTCGTTTCCGGCACCACCATGACATCACGGACGACGTTACGCAGCGGTACAGAAGGCGCTTGTAAAGCGGCCGGGAGGCGGTTGTCGCGACGATAGTGCATCAACCGCGAAATGTCTTTGGAGTACACCACGCCGATAATGTGCTCCGTTCCTAGAACCGGGTCGTATACGGGCACACGTGAGTGCTGCTCTTCAATGATGCGTGCTGACGCAAGCTCCACCGGCATATCCGCTGGCAACGCAAAGATGCGTCCGCGCGGTGTCATAATTTCGCGCACAGTGACGTGGTTCAGGTCGATAGCGTGATGAATCATCTGCTCCTGAAAC contains the following coding sequences:
- a CDS encoding ABC transporter permease, whose translation is MKSLWPIVKRVLLTLPVLWIIVSLVFLLIHLVPGDPVAQMMGEGASSTDLSAFRHQLGLDLPLHTQYLLYWKGVLHGDLGRSIRLKDSVTTLVLARYPYTLLMSLTSLLLAILLAVPAGVGSALHRGKATDRILGGVSLVGLSFPNFALGPILILVFSIALGWLPVSGAGTGPLLGTSTMLHLVLPSITLGLSLAAILTRMVRTSMLEELGQDYIRTARAKGLPERTVVYKHALRNALVPVLTVVGLQFGSLLAGAIVTETIFSWPGIGRLTLSAISNRDYALVQGCTLTIGLTYLAANLLTDLLYTLANPRLRRS
- a CDS encoding hemolysin family protein, producing MLESALFRLMTVAILILANAFFVAAEFAIVSVRETRLEHMVRSGRIGAATALRLKQEIDDFLAANQLGVTLCSLALGYLGESAVAQVLEQLFGQASFLQRWKVFALHEAAISHIVAIILAFSIITYLEVLLGEQVPKSIALQRSERLALAVAGPMDVFIRIALPAVRFLKGSTALVLRVFRMPLRSEGGEVHSPEELKMVATATRRNGLLPEFQEQMIHHAIDLNHVTVREIMTPRGRIFALPADMPVELASARIIEEQHSRVPVYDPVLGTEHIIGVVYSKDISRLMHYRRDNRLPAALQAPSVPLRNVVRDVMVVPETKLAVEVLQEFQQRRRQIAIVVDEFGSTVGLVTAEDVLEQVVGELQDEFDLAARNLPTPDHHGSVDLDGTVTLRDLTTQLHWHFPREAGIETLAGFMLAQLGHLPKTGEDVIYGGRVFRVLEMNGRRISRIRVQIMPDPPKESVDSVQEERNEA
- a CDS encoding metallophosphoesterase family protein, which translates into the protein MRDTEIMNGTVRVGVISDTHGLLRPEVPPLLEGVDYILHAGDVGDIHILHRLAMIAPVTAIRGNVDTIGPCAALSATDLIEIGNTSIYMVHSIHDLDIKPEAAGVRVVVSGHTHKPAADERNGVLYLNPGSIGPRRFRLPVSMAILHLNGDSVRVEFVTLDS